A part of Thermococcus sp. SY098 genomic DNA contains:
- a CDS encoding Na+/H+ antiporter subunit E, producing MEEASRISRYLYTVIVLFVIWLFLTSSLDPQELIIGALFSLIVAALTYEVFTEKGLANLHPKRIVYAAAYVPYFLWAMIMANLDVAYRVLHPKRPINPGIVECKTVLKNNVGKLTLANSITLTPGTITLDVKGDRYFIHWIDVKDATVEGASENITKPFEKFLKVIFE from the coding sequence ATGGAAGAGGCAAGCAGAATAAGCCGTTACCTATACACCGTGATTGTGCTTTTTGTGATTTGGCTTTTCCTGACAAGCAGCCTTGATCCGCAAGAATTGATAATAGGTGCACTGTTTTCCCTAATTGTGGCAGCATTAACTTACGAAGTATTCACGGAGAAGGGTCTTGCAAATCTTCACCCTAAGAGGATTGTATATGCTGCAGCATATGTGCCCTATTTTCTTTGGGCAATGATAATGGCAAATCTGGATGTTGCCTACAGAGTGCTGCATCCAAAGAGACCAATAAATCCGGGAATTGTCGAATGCAAAACAGTTCTAAAGAACAACGTTGGCAAGCTCACCCTGGCTAACTCGATAACCTTAACCCCAGGTACGATAACCTTGGACGTAAAAGGGGATCGCTACTTCATTCACTGGATCGATGTTAAAGATGCCACTGTTGAAGGGGCATCTGAGAATATCACAAAACCATTTGAAAAATTCTTAAAGGTGATCTTCGAATGA
- a CDS encoding monovalent cation/H+ antiporter complex subunit F gives MIGINVYLAVIVVATLLSMYRFFRGPTTVDRLVAVDIMTTITTGLMVLFALYYRRAIFLDVALVYAVLAFLGVIAFARYLEGGV, from the coding sequence ATGATAGGAATTAACGTTTATCTTGCGGTTATAGTAGTAGCGACGCTACTCAGTATGTACAGATTTTTTAGAGGACCGACGACAGTTGACAGACTGGTTGCTGTTGATATCATGACCACAATAACGACCGGACTAATGGTTCTGTTTGCACTTTACTACAGGAGAGCAATATTCCTTGATGTCGCACTGGTCTATGCAGTTTTAGCGTTTTTAGGTGTCATAGCATTCGCAAGATACTTGGAGGGAGGGGTATGA
- a CDS encoding NuoB/complex I 20 kDa subunit family protein has product MVDWRLFEPLFEFARKRSLWIVAFCTGCGGIEMPPLMTSRYDLERFGMMPNPAPRMADLFLITGYVTPKTLKRIIITYEMQPDPKYVMAHGSCPLNGGIYWDAYNAIKHLDKYIPVDVYIAGCMPRPEAVMDGIKKIMEMIENGTADGWKRYKENYEYYKKNQDELFGEGWREKEARKWIPWLMDKRREE; this is encoded by the coding sequence ATGGTAGACTGGCGTTTATTTGAACCTCTCTTTGAATTCGCGAGAAAGAGAAGTTTGTGGATTGTGGCATTCTGTACAGGATGCGGTGGAATAGAGATGCCGCCTTTAATGACATCAAGATATGACCTCGAAAGATTCGGTATGATGCCAAATCCAGCCCCAAGAATGGCAGATCTGTTCCTTATTACTGGATATGTGACTCCAAAGACGCTGAAGAGAATAATAATTACCTATGAAATGCAGCCTGATCCGAAATACGTGATGGCTCACGGTTCATGTCCGTTGAATGGAGGTATCTACTGGGATGCATACAATGCAATCAAGCATCTTGATAAGTACATTCCAGTGGATGTTTACATAGCCGGTTGCATGCCAAGGCCAGAGGCAGTAATGGATGGGATCAAAAAGATCATGGAGATGATAGAGAACGGAACTGCAGATGGATGGAAAAGATACAAGGAGAACTATGAATACTACAAAAAGAACCAGGATGAGCTGTTTGGGGAAGGGTGGCGTGAGAAAGAGGCGAGAAAATGGATACCATGGCTGATGGACAAGAGGAGGGAGGAATGA
- a CDS encoding DUF4040 domain-containing protein has translation MNCVQCIEYLIVILMIVSAIFAVEWRDLLAAVVGMAAVSLFASIAFFLLQAPDVAMVEAAIGAAMSAAVFIFAIKRTERYESEEEGTGWWVRW, from the coding sequence ATTAATTGTGTTCAATGTATTGAGTATCTAATTGTCATCCTCATGATAGTTTCAGCAATTTTCGCAGTAGAGTGGAGGGATTTATTGGCAGCAGTGGTTGGAATGGCTGCAGTGAGCTTATTTGCTTCAATCGCTTTCTTCCTGCTCCAAGCTCCAGATGTTGCAATGGTTGAAGCCGCCATAGGTGCGGCAATGAGCGCTGCTGTGTTTATCTTCGCAATAAAGAGGACCGAGAGGTATGAGAGCGAGGAAGAAGGAACAGGGTGGTGGGTTAGATGGTGA
- a CDS encoding NADH-quinone oxidoreductase subunit K encodes MISAYYFGAISLILIGLYAVLTKRNLLKILVGLSIMETGVNLLLISVGYVSGRTAPILTEGATPQTTVDPIPQALVLTAIVIGVATTALALTVAINLYEKYKTLDIEKIRGLRG; translated from the coding sequence ATGATCAGTGCCTATTACTTTGGAGCAATCTCACTCATTTTGATTGGGCTTTACGCTGTCTTGACAAAGAGGAATCTGCTTAAAATCCTCGTAGGACTCAGCATAATGGAGACTGGTGTGAACTTGCTCCTAATAAGCGTTGGATATGTAAGCGGTAGAACTGCACCTATTCTAACGGAAGGGGCAACACCTCAAACGACAGTCGATCCAATACCACAAGCACTTGTTCTCACGGCAATTGTTATTGGAGTCGCAACCACGGCTTTAGCTTTAACCGTTGCTATAAACCTCTACGAGAAGTACAAGACTTTGGATATCGAAAAGATTAGGGGGTTGAGAGGATGA
- a CDS encoding ACT domain-containing protein: MWGKIEHYFDEYPVRKQIAKTLLKYGLKVSDDMKIKCGNIEVPYTKIAKALDVDRRVVKETVAMILKIPELREIYTNLEPTVHMKFVGRHVGYGVIEIEPEPRAIGILAKIAGKIAERGINIIQVVAEDPELYPEATLTIITEKPIPGDLINELSKLEGVKRISIY; the protein is encoded by the coding sequence ATGTGGGGAAAGATTGAGCATTACTTTGATGAATATCCTGTTAGAAAGCAAATAGCAAAGACACTTTTGAAATACGGACTTAAGGTCTCAGACGACATGAAAATCAAATGCGGCAATATTGAAGTACCATATACAAAGATAGCAAAAGCTCTTGACGTTGACAGAAGGGTAGTTAAGGAAACTGTAGCAATGATCCTCAAGATACCAGAGCTTAGAGAAATTTACACAAACTTGGAGCCAACAGTTCACATGAAATTCGTCGGCAGGCATGTGGGTTACGGAGTTATTGAAATTGAGCCAGAACCCAGGGCTATAGGAATTCTGGCAAAAATAGCAGGCAAAATCGCAGAGAGGGGAATAAACATTATTCAAGTTGTGGCCGAAGATCCAGAACTTTATCCAGAAGCTACCTTAACTATAATCACAGAGAAGCCAATTCCAGGAGACCTTATTAACGAGCTTTCAAAACTTGAAGGTGTCAAGAGGATTTCAATATACTAA
- the mnhG gene encoding monovalent cation/H(+) antiporter subunit G: MIAEIVGEFLVLFGTVFYFLSSLGLIRMPDVYNRMQTATKSATLGSLGVIIGVGIWAIGYVGSYAWLPKTLVIAVFLLLTNPISAHALIRAAYKSGIPLWEGSVVDKYGEYLKKGKEVSDETKEGEQ, from the coding sequence ATGATCGCGGAAATTGTTGGGGAATTTTTAGTTCTCTTTGGAACGGTATTCTACTTCCTGTCATCCCTTGGTCTTATCAGAATGCCTGATGTTTACAACAGAATGCAGACTGCAACTAAGAGTGCTACACTTGGTTCACTTGGCGTCATCATTGGAGTTGGCATTTGGGCAATTGGATATGTTGGTTCCTATGCGTGGCTCCCAAAAACCCTCGTGATTGCAGTGTTTCTGCTGTTAACTAACCCGATAAGTGCCCATGCATTGATCAGAGCGGCATATAAGAGCGGAATTCCCCTGTGGGAAGGCAGCGTTGTTGATAAGTACGGGGAATATCTGAAAAAGGGAAAGGAGGTTTCTGATGAGACAAAGGAGGGGGAGCAATGA
- a CDS encoding radical SAM protein — MIKIKPPHSYFEDLGESVRLVWRNTLYADFEKKILAKAIKKKYRVRPEITAEKGYLIIDNIDDPDAEKFVEFFISNNLGAFLKSRYTRREVIYIHEGMNVPLLGYNAFGLIDRGTNLIQVRGSSGCNLSCIFCSVDEGPYSRTRRIDYVVDIDYLMKWFDEVARFKGKGLEAHLDGQGEPLLYPFIVELVQALKEHPNVDVVSMQSNGVLLNDRLVEELAEAGLDRINLSVHSLDPEKAKMLMGMKNYDLDHVLEMAEALVNAGIDVLLAPVIIFGVNDNEAEAFIEFARKIGAGKRWPALGFQNYMPYKFGRNPAIARLVPFKKFYEWLRELEKKTGMKPLVLRPEHFGMHRRKFIPLAFRTGEVVKAEVILPGRIEGEMLAVARNRLIEVINTNARVGDKIRVKIVRTRHGIYVGTPVK, encoded by the coding sequence ATGATCAAAATTAAGCCTCCCCACTCATATTTTGAAGATTTGGGAGAAAGCGTGAGATTAGTCTGGAGAAACACTCTTTATGCAGATTTTGAGAAAAAGATACTTGCAAAGGCTATAAAAAAGAAATACAGGGTTAGACCAGAAATTACAGCCGAGAAGGGCTATCTCATTATTGATAACATTGATGACCCAGACGCTGAAAAATTTGTTGAATTTTTTATCTCAAACAATCTTGGGGCATTTCTCAAAAGCCGATATACACGAAGAGAGGTAATTTATATTCATGAAGGAATGAATGTCCCATTGTTAGGGTATAATGCATTTGGGCTGATAGACAGGGGGACAAACCTTATCCAAGTAAGGGGCTCGAGTGGATGCAATCTGTCGTGCATTTTCTGCTCGGTTGATGAGGGTCCCTACTCCAGAACCAGAAGAATCGATTATGTTGTTGATATTGACTACCTCATGAAGTGGTTTGATGAAGTTGCAAGGTTTAAGGGCAAAGGCCTTGAAGCACACTTAGATGGACAAGGTGAACCTTTGCTCTATCCATTCATAGTTGAGCTTGTGCAGGCATTGAAGGAGCACCCAAATGTTGATGTCGTATCAATGCAGAGCAATGGTGTTCTTTTGAATGACAGGTTAGTTGAGGAGTTAGCTGAGGCTGGATTGGACAGGATAAATCTTTCGGTGCACTCCCTTGATCCTGAAAAGGCAAAGATGCTCATGGGGATGAAAAATTACGATCTGGATCATGTTTTGGAGATGGCAGAGGCACTGGTAAATGCAGGGATCGATGTCCTCCTTGCTCCAGTGATTATCTTTGGAGTGAATGACAACGAAGCCGAGGCATTCATAGAGTTTGCGAGAAAGATTGGGGCTGGAAAGAGATGGCCTGCGTTGGGTTTTCAAAATTACATGCCCTATAAGTTTGGCAGAAATCCAGCAATAGCCAGGCTTGTGCCGTTTAAGAAGTTTTATGAATGGTTAAGGGAGCTTGAAAAAAAGACTGGAATGAAGCCCCTTGTCCTGAGACCAGAGCACTTTGGAATGCATAGGAGGAAATTTATTCCTTTGGCATTCAGGACGGGAGAAGTGGTAAAAGCTGAGGTGATCTTACCAGGGAGAATTGAAGGCGAAATGCTTGCAGTTGCAAGGAACAGGCTGATTGAGGTAATAAACACCAATGCCAGAGTTGGAGACAAGATAAGGGTTAAGATCGTGAGGACAAGACACGGGATTTATGTAGGGACGCCAGTTAAATAA
- a CDS encoding Na(+)/H(+) antiporter subunit B has translation MVKRVLAIILILITGYWLANALAQVPFGADKMLVGKYYLENVKEQTGAVNAVTAVVVNYRGLDTLGEVTVLFIAATGVAALLWRKKRERTAKSEGSVVLQTGSKLLLPFIMLFGAYIFIHGHLTPGGGFPGGATIATAFLMLYLAFREYEIPHNVFEPLEGLAGMGYVAVGLIGLIIGGYFLFDWIWQTWQLGHANIGRLFSAGFIPIIYTLIGLKVGTELTGIVDNMVKEPKEGGQ, from the coding sequence ATGGTGAAGAGGGTACTGGCAATCATCCTTATACTAATTACTGGATACTGGCTTGCAAATGCACTTGCTCAGGTTCCCTTTGGTGCTGATAAGATGCTCGTTGGAAAGTATTACCTTGAGAATGTAAAGGAACAGACTGGTGCTGTAAATGCCGTTACAGCTGTCGTTGTTAACTACAGAGGTCTCGATACACTTGGTGAGGTCACTGTTCTGTTCATAGCAGCCACGGGTGTTGCTGCTCTGCTCTGGAGGAAGAAAAGAGAGAGAACAGCCAAGAGCGAAGGTAGTGTTGTTCTCCAGACTGGTTCAAAATTGTTGTTGCCATTCATAATGCTCTTCGGTGCTTACATCTTCATACATGGTCACTTAACACCAGGAGGGGGATTTCCAGGTGGAGCAACAATTGCAACTGCATTTTTAATGCTCTACTTAGCGTTTAGGGAGTATGAAATTCCGCACAACGTCTTTGAGCCTCTCGAAGGTTTGGCTGGAATGGGATACGTTGCAGTTGGTCTTATTGGCTTGATAATTGGTGGATACTTCCTCTTTGACTGGATATGGCAAACATGGCAACTCGGTCATGCCAACATAGGGAGGCTCTTCAGTGCTGGCTTCATACCGATAATCTACACGCTGATTGGTCTCAAGGTTGGAACTGAGCTTACTGGAATCGTTGACAACATGGTTAAAGAGCCCAAGGAGGGAGGGCAATGA
- a CDS encoding respiratory chain complex I subunit 1 family protein: protein MLETVLKAFLILLYATFVGFMFMGIIRIVTARIHRRVGPPIYQPILDTIKLLSKKSNITHGLIYDFGIIYALGATILALMFIPLGSISILRAYGDLILITFLLEIPMLGIMFAAMSSGNPWAGLGAQRALLTLLAIQVPLGFAIVALAEFYGTFSTYQIVMAQQSMGWSITHLPLLLAAIAYDIVLQAMFGKEPFDIMIAPGEISLGPMVEFGGKHMGILQIQHAIALFAETLFFSNIFLGGAVITAFASPILNTIASLAVLLIKQIAVLMIAIFIGAIFPRFTIDQAARFYWKWPTIIAAAGAVLAAL, encoded by the coding sequence ATGCTCGAAACAGTCTTGAAGGCATTTTTGATCCTGCTTTATGCAACTTTTGTGGGTTTCATGTTCATGGGAATAATTAGGATTGTCACTGCAAGAATTCACAGAAGAGTTGGACCGCCAATTTATCAGCCAATACTCGATACAATAAAGCTCCTTTCGAAGAAGAGCAACATAACACACGGACTCATCTACGACTTTGGAATCATCTATGCATTAGGGGCAACAATACTCGCCCTGATGTTCATACCCCTTGGAAGCATAAGCATCCTCAGGGCATATGGGGACTTAATCCTCATCACATTCCTCCTTGAAATCCCAATGCTTGGCATAATGTTTGCCGCCATGAGCTCCGGTAACCCTTGGGCTGGCCTGGGTGCCCAGAGAGCTTTACTCACACTGCTGGCTATTCAAGTACCATTGGGTTTTGCAATAGTAGCCTTGGCAGAATTCTACGGAACATTCAGCACTTACCAGATAGTGATGGCTCAGCAGAGCATGGGATGGAGCATAACCCATCTGCCCCTGCTCTTGGCAGCGATAGCCTATGACATCGTTCTGCAGGCAATGTTTGGTAAGGAGCCATTTGACATCATGATTGCTCCGGGTGAAATCTCATTGGGTCCAATGGTTGAATTTGGTGGCAAGCACATGGGGATCCTTCAGATACAGCATGCTATAGCACTCTTCGCTGAAACATTGTTCTTCTCAAATATATTCCTTGGAGGTGCAGTCATCACGGCATTTGCAAGCCCAATCCTCAACACCATAGCGAGCTTAGCAGTGCTTTTGATTAAGCAAATTGCAGTGCTGATGATTGCCATATTCATTGGGGCAATATTCCCAAGATTTACAATCGACCAAGCTGCAAGATTCTACTGGAAGTGGCCAACCATAATAGCGGCAGCTGGTGCCGTATTAGCAGCTCTGTGA
- a CDS encoding proton-conducting transporter membrane subunit, producing the protein MMQYASLLIALPLFSAFLVPLIKRAGKKVILYYLSLVTLIQTGIAAWVFKEVYTSGNPIIVIAGGFKPPVGINLYIGHFAALFILIIAIVSFFMTVFSIKAIDVEPIDKYAMLFLLLMLGATGMIATGDIFNLFVFMEITAISAYALTGYNKTGEASEAAMKYIVLGGIGSSFFLVGIALLYGSLGTLNLAQIAMLASKINPTVAQAALTLLVFGLAVEAELFPLNAWAPDAYQASPHPVTVMFSAFVVKAGIYAMIRIVYLFKDTQAFMGILNLLLILGTLTVIIGELSALRQTNVKRMLAYSSIAQIGLIAVGFGVATPQAVDAAVFHMLNHAIVKTLMFLAVGYVAVKFGSPQIENFRGLGKRMPLTAFTITVGAISIVGIPLFNIFWSKFKLLLAALQVGKTGIVALILGASLVEAVYYFRLLHLMWFEEGKGEKVEEDLTLGIIMLLLVALIVVIGVYPDFVWGIVQKASADLYNVAQYVKNVPLLQGVSP; encoded by the coding sequence ATGATGCAGTACGCTTCACTCCTCATAGCTTTACCTCTCTTCAGTGCATTCCTCGTTCCACTTATTAAGAGGGCAGGCAAAAAAGTCATCTTGTATTACCTGAGTTTAGTAACTCTAATCCAGACAGGGATAGCGGCTTGGGTCTTCAAGGAGGTTTACACAAGTGGAAATCCAATAATAGTCATTGCTGGTGGATTTAAGCCACCCGTTGGAATAAACCTCTATATTGGACACTTTGCAGCACTGTTTATCCTAATTATCGCAATAGTAAGCTTTTTCATGACAGTATTCAGCATTAAAGCGATTGATGTTGAACCAATTGACAAATATGCGATGCTGTTCCTTCTCTTGATGCTTGGTGCTACTGGAATGATCGCAACAGGGGATATATTCAACCTCTTCGTATTCATGGAGATCACAGCCATCAGCGCTTACGCCCTGACGGGCTACAACAAGACTGGAGAAGCCAGCGAAGCTGCAATGAAGTATATAGTTCTGGGTGGTATTGGTTCAAGCTTCTTCTTGGTTGGTATAGCATTGCTCTACGGAAGCTTAGGTACATTAAACTTAGCGCAAATTGCCATGCTCGCTTCAAAGATCAATCCCACAGTGGCTCAGGCAGCATTGACTTTGCTTGTCTTTGGATTGGCAGTTGAAGCCGAACTATTTCCGCTTAACGCTTGGGCACCAGATGCTTATCAGGCATCCCCTCATCCAGTAACAGTAATGTTTTCAGCCTTTGTCGTTAAAGCCGGCATATATGCAATGATCAGGATTGTCTATCTCTTTAAGGATACTCAGGCATTTATGGGAATACTCAATCTGCTCCTAATACTCGGTACCCTTACAGTCATTATCGGTGAGCTTTCTGCACTGAGGCAAACAAACGTTAAGAGAATGCTTGCCTACTCGAGTATAGCTCAGATTGGTCTCATAGCAGTGGGCTTTGGAGTTGCAACACCTCAAGCCGTTGATGCCGCTGTGTTCCATATGCTCAACCATGCAATAGTCAAAACATTGATGTTCTTGGCTGTTGGCTATGTTGCAGTAAAATTTGGAAGCCCACAAATAGAAAACTTCCGAGGTTTGGGGAAGAGAATGCCGCTAACTGCTTTTACCATCACAGTTGGAGCAATAAGCATTGTGGGAATTCCATTGTTCAACATATTCTGGAGCAAGTTCAAGCTCTTACTCGCAGCACTTCAAGTGGGGAAGACTGGCATAGTGGCATTAATTCTTGGTGCAAGTCTGGTTGAGGCGGTTTATTACTTTAGATTGCTCCACTTAATGTGGTTTGAAGAAGGGAAGGGAGAAAAAGTTGAGGAGGACTTGACGTTGGGCATCATAATGCTCCTGTTAGTTGCTCTAATAGTTGTCATAGGAGTTTATCCAGATTTCGTATGGGGAATTGTTCAGAAGGCATCGGCTGATCTTTATAACGTGGCTCAATATGTCAAAAATGTTCCCCTTCTGCAGGGGGTGAGCCCATGA
- a CDS encoding proton-conducting transporter membrane subunit: MINELMIIIFAPLLAGVLAWLLDIKGVREGLGVIGATLPLAYLIQAYQTLGTQSSIQYSVLLAGFKFEFLLYQINWIFAMIAGVVGFAAVLGMVSTARDSYEWLFALMSLTGVYGVFLADDLASFFIFWEIMTFGSFMMVLKYNRKASLKYFLLSVFGAYAMLIAIGIIYAKVGALDFATIQQAFYQDAMKGAFGADTLFSRNDMLLVFGLFLVAFGVKAGMFPLHVWAPDAYSETNQSYTAMFSGVLSKAGVYGMLVIYILLGTRLVYQFGRIGAAPKFGYIIAFLGGLTIIVGGLLAALQEDIRKLFAYSSISQIGYILVGIGVGTALSIEAAIYHAISHALFKGLFFLIVATIVLRTGKTQFKDMGGLAEKMPITFAMAFVAILSLAGIPPLVGFASKWLLFEAVIHENMPILGGMIFFGSAIGFVYLIRFTYAVWFGQRPTELDDTKDAPLPLAIAMGILALLNVVFGIAPGLVAKELNKIFGKEVIGGTIYELNLGFGRYNGLFITIWLVVGIVIAAIIYFLGAKVRKVPVTDTYQAGNPVTMEYNLTIRRNFFLPLKETLAFWLRMSFDRLYQDIGNWVEDLAETLRHYVYNGNVQAYAWYLAIILLILALWGV; the protein is encoded by the coding sequence ATGATCAACGAGCTCATGATAATAATTTTCGCACCATTGTTGGCTGGCGTTCTGGCGTGGTTGCTTGACATCAAGGGAGTCAGAGAAGGCTTGGGAGTCATTGGTGCTACACTCCCCTTGGCATATCTCATCCAGGCATATCAGACCTTAGGAACCCAATCGAGCATCCAGTATTCAGTACTCCTCGCGGGATTCAAGTTTGAGTTTCTCCTTTACCAAATCAACTGGATATTTGCAATGATTGCTGGAGTTGTAGGCTTTGCCGCAGTGCTGGGGATGGTATCCACAGCAAGGGACAGCTACGAGTGGCTGTTTGCTTTGATGAGCCTAACAGGTGTCTATGGAGTATTCCTTGCTGATGATCTGGCGAGCTTTTTCATCTTCTGGGAAATAATGACATTTGGATCATTTATGATGGTGCTCAAGTACAACAGAAAGGCATCTCTTAAATACTTCCTGCTTAGCGTCTTTGGAGCCTACGCCATGCTCATAGCAATAGGCATTATCTATGCAAAGGTTGGCGCTTTAGACTTCGCGACAATTCAACAGGCGTTTTATCAAGACGCCATGAAGGGAGCTTTTGGAGCTGATACCCTCTTCAGCAGAAATGATATGCTGCTGGTCTTTGGGCTGTTCCTTGTAGCATTTGGTGTCAAGGCTGGAATGTTCCCGCTTCATGTATGGGCACCGGATGCATACAGCGAAACCAACCAGAGCTATACGGCAATGTTCAGCGGTGTTTTAAGCAAAGCTGGAGTTTATGGAATGCTTGTAATATACATTCTCCTTGGAACAAGGCTTGTTTATCAATTTGGAAGAATTGGTGCAGCTCCAAAGTTCGGCTACATAATAGCCTTTCTCGGGGGTCTCACCATAATAGTCGGCGGTCTTTTAGCTGCTCTGCAGGAAGACATTAGAAAGCTCTTCGCTTATTCAAGCATAAGTCAGATAGGCTACATCCTTGTAGGTATAGGAGTTGGAACAGCACTGAGCATTGAAGCTGCAATCTATCACGCAATAAGTCACGCACTCTTCAAGGGGCTCTTCTTCCTCATAGTGGCAACGATAGTGCTGAGAACCGGCAAGACACAGTTCAAAGACATGGGCGGTTTAGCTGAAAAGATGCCGATAACCTTTGCAATGGCATTCGTTGCAATCCTCAGCTTAGCTGGAATTCCCCCACTCGTTGGATTTGCAAGCAAGTGGCTGCTCTTTGAAGCAGTAATTCACGAGAACATGCCAATCCTTGGTGGTATGATCTTCTTCGGTAGTGCAATAGGTTTCGTTTACCTAATCAGGTTCACCTATGCGGTGTGGTTCGGTCAGAGACCCACAGAGTTGGATGACACGAAGGATGCTCCGCTTCCGCTTGCAATAGCTATGGGAATTCTTGCATTGCTCAATGTTGTCTTTGGAATTGCACCGGGCTTAGTCGCTAAAGAGCTCAACAAAATATTTGGCAAGGAGGTCATTGGGGGAACTATATACGAACTTAACCTCGGCTTTGGTAGATACAATGGTCTGTTCATTACAATATGGCTTGTAGTTGGCATAGTGATTGCTGCAATAATCTACTTCCTCGGAGCAAAGGTGAGGAAAGTCCCGGTTACAGACACCTACCAGGCAGGTAACCCCGTAACAATGGAGTACAATTTAACAATTAGAAGGAACTTCTTCCTTCCATTGAAGGAAACCCTGGCATTCTGGCTTAGAATGAGTTTTGACAGGCTTTATCAGGACATTGGAAACTGGGTTGAAGACTTGGCAGAAACACTAAGGCACTATGTGTACAATGGGAATGTTCAAGCCTACGCTTGGTATCTGGCGATAATTCTGTTAATCCTTGCATTATGGGGGGTGTGA
- a CDS encoding NADH-quinone oxidoreductase subunit C, protein MTMKEQEIVERILKKAPYAEGKVRRERRIEFKVPADRIRNFLTLMKESGFELMLQITPVDWIKEGEIEIIYQIWSVTHRIHAMVRTRIPRDLEKARMPTVKDIYPAAETYERDAHEFFGVYFEGNEKMEMPWILDDTERGTYPLRKDFDMLSYVKKKYKILDRFDENKDNYVI, encoded by the coding sequence ATGACCATGAAGGAGCAGGAAATTGTTGAGAGGATACTTAAAAAAGCTCCATATGCCGAAGGAAAAGTCAGAAGGGAGAGGAGGATTGAATTTAAAGTTCCAGCAGATAGGATAAGAAATTTTTTGACCCTAATGAAAGAGAGTGGGTTTGAACTCATGCTCCAGATAACACCGGTCGATTGGATCAAAGAGGGAGAGATTGAGATTATATACCAGATATGGAGTGTTACCCACAGAATTCATGCAATGGTCAGAACAAGGATTCCAAGGGATCTTGAGAAGGCAAGAATGCCAACCGTCAAGGACATTTATCCAGCCGCTGAAACGTATGAGAGAGATGCACATGAATTCTTTGGGGTCTACTTTGAGGGAAATGAAAAGATGGAAATGCCTTGGATACTTGACGATACTGAACGCGGAACCTATCCACTTAGAAAAGACTTTGACATGCTGAGCTATGTCAAAAAGAAGTACAAAATCCTTGACAGGTTTGATGAAAACAAAGACAATTATGTGATTTGA